The Chiloscyllium punctatum isolate Juve2018m chromosome 28, sChiPun1.3, whole genome shotgun sequence genome includes a region encoding these proteins:
- the LOC140453920 gene encoding uncharacterized protein, translating into MGFALPEHTVPTVYALPGSPARLWLPVEPGFALSPGDTSGWLRGDHPGAGLLGDTGRANARLGEDGLSLTLSPALASDRGLYTGYVNVSGLLVQRNVRLEIMEVMTSQKGPVTLGSSLTLNLSTSYPEGLDWVDWGHQNASGGRRLDPYSLYLPHVTWGDAGNWSCTLYRNQSVVGHALVHLEVTDMAPLGSDLPTSFPGRATLVVLFTLLVLIVALSVLAIARKVKGQRRNFPALDVNLDASDTPNKKV; encoded by the exons ATGG GTTTTGCCCTCCCGGAGCACACTGTGCCCACCGTCTACGCCCTCCCGGGCTCCCCGGCCCGGCTCTGGCTGCCCGTGGAGCCGGGGTTTGCTCTGTCACCGGGGGACACGTCCGGTTGGCTGAGGGGAGATCATCCCGGGGCCGGGCTGCTGGGGGACACCGGGAGAGCCAACGCCCGGCTGGGCGAGGACGGGctttccctgaccctgtcccctgCCCTCGCCTCTGACCGCGGACTCTATACCGGCTACGTCAACGTCTCTGGGCTCCTGGTCCAGAGGAACGTCCGGCTGGAGATCATGGAGG TGATGACCAGCCAGAAGGGCCCAGTCACCCTGGGATCCTCGCTCACCTTGAACCTGAGCACCAGTTACCCCGAGGGCCTGGACTGGGTGGACTGGGGGCACCAGAATGCCAGTGGGGGGCGCCGCCTGGACCCCTACTCCCTCTACCTGCCCCACGTCACCTGGGGGGATGCCGGCAACTGGTCCTGCACCCTCTACCGCAACCAGTCTGTCGTCGGACATGCTCTCGTCCACCTGGAGGTGACAG ACATGGCCCCCCTCGGTTCGGacctccccacctccttcccgGGACGGGCAACATTGGTAGTGCTCTTTACCCTCCTGGTGCTCATCGTGGCTCTGAGCGTGCTCGCCATCGCCCGCAAGGTTAAG GGCCAGAGGCGGAACTTTCCGGCACTCGACGTCAACCTGGACGCGTCCGACACTCCGAATAAGAAGGTCTGA